The Fimbriimonadaceae bacterium nucleotide sequence CGCTGCTCACACCGCCAAGCTTCGCGCTCGCAAGTTCGTTGAGGTGCCGATAATAAATGGCCGTCGAATGCCAAGTTGTGCCACCGATCAGACCCAGCCATTTCATAGTCAGAAGGATACCGGCGTCAGTCTTGACCGTGGCTTATGAATAGGCCGGAGAGTAAGGATTGTAAGGGGAAGTACGAGCTATCAGCGAACAGCTATCAGCTATCAGCTATCTGCAATCAGAGATCAGTTATCAGTTATTAGCGATCTGCCATCAGCGATCAGTTATCAGCAATCAGCAATCAGCAATCAGCAATCGGCAATCAGCAATCAGCAATCAGAAATCAGCAATCAGAGATCAGTTATCAGCGATCTGCCATCAGCGATCTAATAATCAAAAAATCGGAGATTGGACGAGCATCTTGTGCCCTTCCGATCTCCGATCTCAGATTTCTGATTTCTGATTTATTGTATCGAACTAGCTCTTGATCTCGATATCCACGCCGCTGGGAAGGTCGAGGCGCATCAGCGCGTCGATCGTCTTGTTGGTGGGCTCAAGGATGTCGATCAGACGGTTGTGGGTGCGAAGCTCGAAGTGCTCCATCGACTCCTTGTCGATGTGCGGCCCGCGAATCACGCAGAACTTGCGGATGTTGGTGGGAAGAGGAACCGGTCCGCAAACTCTTGCGCCGGTGCGCTTGGCGGTCTCAGTGATCTTCTCTGCAGAGGCGTCGATCAAGCGGTGATCGTACGCGCGAAGTCGTATTCTAACTTTCATTTGCCTTTGATACTCCTGTGTTTGCCGAAAAAACAGCCGTCCGGCAAAGACGACTCAACCTCCCGGCTCGGAGATAATACCACCAACCGGGTTGAACCTGATAAACCCTCGCAGTTAGTCCCATCTCAGACCATTGCAACGAAGAAGCCGCGTGGCCTGTTCTGCAAGTTGCCAAGACACAACGCATGCCCGTTTGGTGGCAGATCAGGAAGGGATCAGCTACCCCTGCATCGTTGCGACGCGGGGGTCGAAACGTCCGGTATCGGAAAAGTGTTTGAGCCTTGTTTCGGTCACCTTTGCGTACTTGGGTGCGAGCTCCGAAAACCCAGCCGTGTTGTTCTTATAGAATTCGTTCACAAGCAAAGGCGCTCGGGATGCGACTAGCCATTCAAACTCCTCGGGCGTCACACCAAGCTCCGCAGGAGCCGAGCCAAGCCCCCGCCAGTACGCCTCTTCGATCTCCTCGGCATTGGGGCTGATTCGGATGTAAAAGAGGGTGACGTACGCATCCATAACGGGAGTCCCCAGGATCGTATCGTCAAAATCGAAAACCGATAGCTTCCCTCGCATCCACTTTACGTTCCACATGTGCAGGTCGTAGTGGATGGGGATGAGCGCTGCTGAGTTTAGCTTCTTGACGAGCCTGTTCCCTTCGTTCACAACCTTGTGAAAGAGCGAATGATCCAGGTCAGGCATGTGCCGGTCGATCTGGTATTCATAGCCAAACATCACGTCTTTGATGGGCTTTAAACCGGCTCCAGCCGGCATTTGAAAGCCTGCTGCGTGCTCGTGCATTGTTCTGGTGGCCCTGCCCATCGCCTCGGCGGTTGCCGGCGCAAGGGGGATTCCCGCGTTCTTTCCTGGCAGCCACGAGTACAAGACCCCTCGGGCTTTACGGTTGAGTGGCTCTGACCACGCTTCGGCGATCTGAGCGCCTCCCTTGGTCGTTTGGGGAGTTGGCACGCGCAGATCGGTCTCGGCGCTCAGGGCGCTTACCCAAGCCACTTCGGCATTCATCTCCGCCTCGTCTCGAAGGGAGTTGGTGTTGATGCGCAGCGCGTACTTGCTGCCGTCGCTTGCCGAGACAGCGAAGGTGGTGTTAAAGCCGTGATTGATGAGTTTCAATTCTCGGATGTCGACGGGATACTGAGCAAGCAGATCCAACGCTGTTGACTTCAGGCGGCTGACCTGACCACGCTTTCCTAACTCATCAAAACTCTTTGCCATTCCATCCTTCCTTGCTTTCCAATTGAACTGTCAAAACGGTGTACCGAAACTGCAAGTTTTGTAACCGGGTCCAAGGGCTTGGATAGGATACAGCAGCCTCTCAAAAAAAGAGAACCCCAATGCACATGCATTGGGGTTCTTTTACACTTTCCAGAAGTCTTACTTATTCGTAAACCTTCGAGATGGTGCCAGCGCCAACGGTTCGACCACCCTCACGGATAGCGAACTTGGAGCCGATTTCCATAGCAATCGGCGAGATAAGCTCGATCGTCATGGTGATGTTGTCTCCGGGCATAACCATTTCGACGCCCGTCGGAAGGTTCAGCGTACCGGTAACGTCCGTCGTGCGGAAGTAGAACTGCGGTCGGTAACCCGTTACGAACGGGGTGTGGCGTCCGCCCTCTTCCTTCGACAGAACGTAAACCTCGGAGTCGAACTTGGTGTGCGGCTTGATCGAGCCTGGCTTACATACAACCATGCCTCGCTCAATGTCCTTTCGGTCTACACCGCGAAGGAGCAGACCAACGTTGTCGCCCGCCTGAGCCGAATCCAGAAGTTTGCGGAACATTTCAATTCCTGTACAAACCGTCTTCTTGGGCGCTTCCATAAGGCCGACGATTTCAACTTCTGTGTTGACCAAGAGCGAACCGCGCTCGACACGGCCGGTGGCAACCGTACCGCGACCCGTGATCGTGAAAACGTCCTCGACAGCCATAAGGAACGGCTTCTCGGTTTCGCGCTGCGGGGTCGGGATGTAGCTGTCGACAGCTTCCATCAAGTCGAAAACCGGCTTGAACGCAGGATCGTCAACGCCAGCGCCCTTCTCAAGCGCGTCGATGGCCTTAACCGCCGAACCCTTGATGATGGGGGTGTCGTCGCCTGGGAATCCGTACTTGCTCAGCAGATCTCGAACTTCCATCTCGACGAGTTCGATCAGCTCTTCGTCGTCAACGAGGTCAACCTTGTTGATGAAAACAACGATGTAAGGAACGCCAACCTGACGGGCAAGCAGGATGTGCTCGCGTGTCTGGGGCATCGGACCGTCGGTAGCCGAAACGACGAGGATCGCGCCGTCCATCTGAGCCGCGCCGGTGATCATGTTCTTGATAAAGTCGGCGTGTCCCGGACAGTCAACGTGCGCATAGTGGCGGGTATCGGTCTCGTACTCCTGGTGGGAGATGTTGATCGTGATACCTCGTGCCTTCTCTTCCGGCGCGTTGTCGATCTCTGCGTACGCAACCTTCTTGGCGAAGCCCTTGAATGCGAGGGCGCCGGTAATAGCTGCGGTCAGCGATGTCTTGCCGTGGTCGACGTGGCCGATTGTGCCGATGTTGACGTGCGGCTTATTTCTCTCAAATTTAGCTCGTGCCATTTATTTCCTTGTTCCTTTGTGGTTTGGGAGGGCGACCCGTCGCCCGACTTCGGTCTCACCCCAACCACACGGAGGGGTTAACGACAATCGGGTATTTTACCGGCTCACCCCTGCTAACCGCAACGTCATAGGCCTTCTAAGGGCGAATGTCCCCTTCAACCGAGTCTATCGTCAAAAAAAGTGCGTGCGATATGCTCGCGCGAAGTCGGTTGAGCACACTAAGAGGCATCGCACAAAGGAATACCTCCAAGCGTAACACTTGGAGGTTTTATGGTGATAACGGGGTGTTGTTACCGACCGCCCTGAGCCTTCGCCATGATTTCGTTCGCAATTCCTTGCGGAACCTCTTCATAGTGCGACGGCGTGACGTTCGGCATTGCTCGGCCTTGCGTAAGCGAACGCAGGGTCGTCACGTAGCCAAACATTTCTGACAGCGGAACGTGTGCATTCACGATGCTCGTGCCACCGAGCGCGGATTCCATGCCTTCGATGCGTCCGCGTCGTCCGTTGATGTCGCCAACCACGTCGCCGACGTTGCCTTCCGGCGTCGTGA carries:
- the rpsJ gene encoding 30S ribosomal protein S10, with the protein product MKVRIRLRAYDHRLIDASAEKITETAKRTGARVCGPVPLPTNIRKFCVIRGPHIDKESMEHFELRTHNRLIDILEPTNKTIDALMRLDLPSGVDIEIKS
- a CDS encoding phosphotransferase — its product is MAKSFDELGKRGQVSRLKSTALDLLAQYPVDIRELKLINHGFNTTFAVSASDGSKYALRINTNSLRDEAEMNAEVAWVSALSAETDLRVPTPQTTKGGAQIAEAWSEPLNRKARGVLYSWLPGKNAGIPLAPATAEAMGRATRTMHEHAAGFQMPAGAGLKPIKDVMFGYEYQIDRHMPDLDHSLFHKVVNEGNRLVKKLNSAALIPIHYDLHMWNVKWMRGKLSVFDFDDTILGTPVMDAYVTLFYIRISPNAEEIEEAYWRGLGSAPAELGVTPEEFEWLVASRAPLLVNEFYKNNTAGFSELAPKYAKVTETRLKHFSDTGRFDPRVATMQG
- the tuf gene encoding elongation factor Tu encodes the protein MARAKFERNKPHVNIGTIGHVDHGKTSLTAAITGALAFKGFAKKVAYAEIDNAPEEKARGITINISHQEYETDTRHYAHVDCPGHADFIKNMITGAAQMDGAILVVSATDGPMPQTREHILLARQVGVPYIVVFINKVDLVDDEELIELVEMEVRDLLSKYGFPGDDTPIIKGSAVKAIDALEKGAGVDDPAFKPVFDLMEAVDSYIPTPQRETEKPFLMAVEDVFTITGRGTVATGRVERGSLLVNTEVEIVGLMEAPKKTVCTGIEMFRKLLDSAQAGDNVGLLLRGVDRKDIERGMVVCKPGSIKPHTKFDSEVYVLSKEEGGRHTPFVTGYRPQFYFRTTDVTGTLNLPTGVEMVMPGDNITMTIELISPIAMEIGSKFAIREGGRTVGAGTISKVYE